The Gossypium hirsutum isolate 1008001.06 chromosome A13, Gossypium_hirsutum_v2.1, whole genome shotgun sequence nucleotide sequence ATGCGGGAACAATTGCGAAGTTCAATGCCTaactttgacaaaaaaaaaaaagttcagacctcaatgtgagaacaattgtcaagttcagggcctaatttggattaaaaaaatTCAGGCCCCAATTTGAGAATAAATGCCAAGTTTAAGCCCCAAAAAGTGATTTAACCCAATTAGATATTATAGTTGATTTCTATAGAACTTGATAGAAAAAAAAGAATTGCCATAGGTAAAAGAAACAAATGGATAAAGTAGGTTCCTGGATATCATGCAAGGTTTAGATTAGTTGTTTCTTGCATTTATTTCCTAAATTTAAAGCTAAAGCTGTGCTAAGAACGACTTACCTTTTGTTCTAGAACCACCATGTCCTTCTTCAATCTAGTGATTGTCGTGCTCTTTCTGCGTATAATGTCCTCCAACTCCGATATCCTCTGTTATCAGAAAATGTTAACACTCGAACTCAAATAACCGAAGGACAAAGTATAGCAAGCGAAAAAGGTGAACAAAAACGAAACATTACCTTCGAACTAGCCATATTGGTTGATTGGACAGAAGTGTTTAGTTCCTTTATGATAGCATCCTTCTCTTCACATTCCCTCTTAAGATTGAAAATATCCTGCTCTATTGCAAGATTATTCAACTGCAAAAAACCATGCACAtcaaaaaactaaagaaaactcgGAAGCCAATGTCAATGAACATAAAACGGGTTCCGGCACTCCAAAAGACATAAAAATCCATCATCACCTGGATTTCAGATGCAGACGTGACACTTGAAGCCCAGTCTGACAAATCAGACATGCGGCGCTCCTCTTGTTCAGTCTCATTTGGTAATGGCGTCACACTCCCACTAGAGTTTTTCACCATATAGTTACCCTGACACATCAACAAAGTAAGTGACCcgaaaaagataattttactcaTGACTTCCATAAATCCTGTTCTTACTTTAAATTGGTCGCGATGTTGATAGCAAATCCAACAACCACAGTCATCAACCTTCATACTCCCAGAGCCAAAAGTTTCATTCAATGGAGTTCCTACTTCTATTTTAGCCCCAGTTCTGGGCTTCTCGTCGCCGTTATTCAGCTGTTCGCATAGATTGTCTACCTTCTGCTGCATGCTTGAAAGCACCTCATCCTAAaaatccatttatataaaactaaatcAGATTGATTTTTGCCAATTCCGCACAGAAATGACTCAAAAAGACGCTTGAATTTCCAAAAATTCAACATGGAAATGGGTTTTTTTTGTACACAataatagcaaaataatcaaATCCAATACATCTGAATTTGAATTTCAAGTGTTCACTAACCAAAAGGGGAAAAAAGACTGTTATAAGTCAATTAAGTTGAGCAATTATATTTGTAACTGATAATAGAGATATGTATATGGGTAatcattaagcaatttaacaacATAGATATTTTCTTAATCATATATAGTTGAATCAAAACTTCATTAGATTAACaacaattgaattaattgaaCAACAAAAACTCCAGAGATCAATAAATTAGAAacctaattaaatttaaacaggaaaatagaaaaacataccCTCAACTCGACCGATTTTCTTAGGTGGCTTATCAACCAATTCTTCTTAGACTCGGCAGTTGCGACGCCGATCACCGCCACGATCAAGAACCTCTCAATAGGACTAAATAGCTCCCAAGCCACGGCCTCCTTGCAGCCCAAACCGCCTCCTACAGTTCGAGCCGAGCTGGCTTCCTCGGCATTTACAAGACGTCCTTGGAGTGAAACCCTCGCCAGCCGCGTAGCAGAAGAAACAACCGGCCGGCTCAGATCGGCGAAGTGAACAGAAAGCCTCCTCCGCCGTCGACGGACAGGAGAGAATGGTGAAAGTGAAACCCTTGATGATGGAGGTGCCACTGCCATGTCAGCTGAAACGGCTTCTTCCATGGCTAAACGAcgacgaagaagaagaaaaggagcgTTGTGTGTATATAAaagatttgaattgatttgattttttttgctaaTTTACAGTGAAATTAAGGaaacaaattttgaattttgatcttTTTTAAGTAAGAAATTGTTTATCGCCATTTAAGAAGTGGAATTTcaaatttatatcttttatatggGAGGGAAAGCGTAGAGACCTTGAGGAAGGTGAACGTTAGAACTTTGAAAATGCTTTGTTGGCTGTTTGATATGTCGACACGTGTAACCATTacaattttacacttttttatatttggttaccatctataaagttttaaaattcaaaaattttacaactttccTTCTCTTTTTGAATTGGATTCCATCGGTTGGAATATGGGTTGGAAAAATTGTTTTGATctaattaaattgaaagttattatctaacattttaataaaaaatttattttttgtaatatttttttttaattttaataatttttaatgttgCGGAGGATGTGGTTGAAGAATATTAAGATAAATGTTCAAAAGTTAAATAAAGAAGTTAAATATGTATAGTCACGACACCAACACTATATTGTAAAAACTCCATCTTAAGATCGTAAATTCTCAAATCAAAAGGAATATTTCTTCCTAATGCTGCCATGGAATTGACAACCATATTTGCTATACGTGGAGTAAACATCATCTTCACATGCCAATTCTTTGCTAAAAGCTTTATGATGATTCATACCAAACTCCCTTCTGTGTCATCTGTTTGACCATTAAACATATTGGCCACAACTAAACAATCACTTTCCACTAATAATTGTTTTACGCCTCTTCTCAATCCATTAAGTATTTCAACAAAGTAATAACATCTGAGTACCTTTGAAGAGAAGACAGTGGAATTGGGTTATACATACtcattaaaattgaataaatgtcttgaaagaaaatgaatctttccatataaaaatattttaaggtgaacaatttttttttgacaatttattaaaattattattaaaataataataatacaattttattaatttaatagattttttaaCTCATTCAACTTATTTATATCAATTCTCTATCTAAATAATCCAATTATTAGACAATTGATGAGCCTCTCTCATAATCCTTATTATTAGACCATGAATTAGTAGGTTGATGGACCTCTACCTTTCTTCAAACAAGGTTTCTATGTGATGATCATTATCCATTTTCAAACCGAATATTTATGTTTAATCCCTCTTaaatatcttaaataataatatttatgtttaaagTCAAATTGTACTGAGAAGATacgattttaaattttaaaaatgaaattattaggAGAAACAGTCAcgaatcctaaaccctaaatcccaaaTATGGAccataaagaaaatataaagtaaacccaaaatagaaaaaatcaaattacataagttttatcaaataattaaataatgagatAGTGTAACTAATAGCTATTGAAACTTATCCAACTTTCCAATGTGGTATGTATCTATACTATACTTTAAAggtttgataattttatataagatataaataaataaatatagtgaGATTTGAACCTAAAATATTGCGATGTTAAATGTTTCAACattatataacttaaaataaaactttattttattttttatatcaattttccaCTTATATCATTACAATTAGtgtattttggaaattttcaatTAGATAATACCGTTAAATATGAAGTGATATGACACATCTTTTGGACACGTAGCAACACATAATTGCACTACGTGTTAAAATAGAAAGTACTTATTTTATTGGATAAATTCCGTTTAATGTCATTAAATCATTA carries:
- the LOC107945277 gene encoding uncharacterized protein — its product is MEEAVSADMAVAPPSSRVSLSPFSPVRRRRRRLSVHFADLSRPVVSSATRLARVSLQGRLVNAEEASSARTVGGGLGCKEAVAWELFSPIERFLIVAVIGVATAESKKNWLISHLRKSVELRDEVLSSMQQKVDNLCEQLNNGDEKPRTGAKIEVGTPLNETFGSGSMKVDDCGCWICYQHRDQFKGNYMVKNSSGSVTPLPNETEQEERRMSDLSDWASSVTSASEIQLNNLAIEQDIFNLKRECEEKDAIIKELNTSVQSTNMASSKRISELEDIIRRKSTTITRLKKDMVVLEQKVVHLTRLQRPSSSTSSPNYWQTPVMTDNLLYDMDSTTSPSSSDSDCLPKIQPQAPVPKVEEVCFKNNDIALDKEQKSAPAKVTSSFTGQTAYRSMPEPATPLREISMNQRSKPPSSRQRQVSASQDSKRIKKQTRSVSKDSTSKKRWA